In Trifolium pratense cultivar HEN17-A07 linkage group LG7, ARS_RC_1.1, whole genome shotgun sequence, a genomic segment contains:
- the LOC123899899 gene encoding U-box domain-containing protein 35-like gives MNLRDRTSMKPHGWQDESMRSPFRRGARGTSGMLCVDFTESDTDISFVSSGRPSSACSSSLYDYIDSGRTSRVSTSSDRSFGSNRLGIKFTDPGSPDTSLSQDTSRTSFSYSSQNMDETEADMRRLKLELKQTMEMYNTACREALTAQNKLMEMSHWKIEEEKKLEEARLSQEAALAIAEKEKARSKAAMETAEAARKIANVESHRKSRVPIKSLKEAEDMRKLLDNLAQTDVRYRRYSIEEIEAATNMFSEKLKIGEGGYGPVYKCYLDHTPVAVKVLSPDAAQGKSQFQQEVDILSCMRHPNLVLLLGACPEYGILVYEYMANGSLEDCLNRKKKGGRVLCWQLRFRIAAEIATGLLFLHQTKPEPLVHRDLKPGNILLDQNYVCKISDVGLARLVPVMAENVTQCCMTSAAGTFCYIDPEYQQTGMLGVKSDVYSLGIIFLQLLTGRHPMGLAHHAEQSIENGTFEEMLDQSLSHWPIQESLTLANIAVNCAQLRRKDRPDLAKVVLPELVKLREFAEENMGPIFLGGGITFSSSGSGSAEPSPNHSEVSVQQDVMSDPQLVNSGSSISPHTSSTPTEENP, from the exons ATGAATTTGAgag ACAGGACGTCGATGAAACCTCACGGTTGGCAGGATGAATCCATGAG ATCTCCATTTAGAAGAGGAGCAAGAGGCACGAGTGGAATGTTATGCGTAGACTTCACAGAATCAGACACAGACATATCATTTGTAAGCTCTGGGAGGCCAAGCAGTGCTTGTTCATCCTCTTTGTACGACTACATTGACTCCGGTCGAACTTCACGAGTTTCTACCAGTTCAGATCGTAGTTTTGGATCCAACCGATTGGGAATCAAGTTCACTGACCCCGGTTCACCAGATACCTCTTTATCACAAGATACCAGTAGAACATCATTTTCATATTCATCACAGAACATG GATGAAACGGAAGCTGATATGAGGAGGCTGAAGCTTGAGTTAAAACAAACGATGGAAATGTACAATACAGCATGCAGAGAAGCGCTTACAGCACAAAACAAG TTAATGGAGATGAGCCACTggaaaattgaagaagaaaagaaattagaagAGGCACGACTGTCCCAAGAAGCTGCACTGGCAATAGcagagaaagagaaagcaaGAAGTAAGGCAGCCATGGAAACAGCTGAAGCAGCTAGAAAAATTGCAAACGTGGAATCACATAGAAAATCAAGGGTTCCAATTAAATCTCTTAAAGAAGCAGAGGACATGAGGAAGCTATTGGATAATTTAGCCCAAACTGATGTAAGATATAGGAGATACAGTATTGAGGAGATTGAAGCCGCCACAAACATGTTTtctgaaaaactaaaaattggGGAAGGTGGTTATGGACCTGTTTATAAATGTTACCTTGATCACACTCCAGTGGCCGTGAAGGTTTTAAGTCCTGATGCGGCTCAAGGGAAATCACAGTTTCAGCAAGAG GTTGACATACTGAGCTGTATGCGCCACCCAAACTTGGTGCTTCTTTTAGGAGCGTGTCCAGAATATGGTATATTGGTTTATGAATATATGGCGAATGGAAGCTTAGAAGATTGCCTAAATCGAAAAAAGAAGGGTGGTAGGGTTCTGTGTTGGCAGCTGAGGTTCCGGATTGCTGCAGAGATAGCCACGGGCTTGCTATTCCTACATCAGACGAAGCCTGAACCTTTGGTGCACCGTGATTTGAAACCCGGCAACATTTTGCTGGACCAGAATTATGTATGTAAGATTAGTGATGTTGGATTGGCAAGGCTGGTCCCTGTGATGGCTGAAAATGTAACACAGTGTTGCATGACATCAGCAGCGGGAACATTCTGTTATATTGATCCCGAGTATCAGCAAACAGGAATGCTTGGTGTGAAATCGGACGTATATTCTCTGGGGATTATATTTCTACAGTTATTAACTGGAAGACATCCAATGGGATTGGCTCACCATGCTGAGCAGTCTATTGAGAATGGCACATTTGAGGAAATGCTTGACCAATCTCTATCTCACTGGCCCATTCAAGAATCCCTCACCCTTGCAAATATAGCTGTAAATTGTGCACAACTCAGACGAAAAGATCGCCCAGACCTTGCCAAAGTAGTGTTGCCTGAGCTTGTTAAACTCAGAGAGTTTGCTGAAGAAAATATGGGTCCCATCTTTTTAGGAGGAGGCATTACTTTTAGTAGTAGTGGTAGTGGTAGTGCTGAACCTTCCCCCAACCACAGTGAAGTTTCTGTGCAGCAg GATGTGATGAGCGACCCACAGCTTGTAAATTCAGGAAGCTCAATAAGTCCACACACTTCATCAACTCCAACAGAAGAAAATCCTTAA
- the LOC123896720 gene encoding pollen receptor-like kinase 4 yields the protein MGARSNLIVRAHVAFNNNNNNNNVKALVVFVVLLLLSCTSMSMSPSDAEALIKFKGSLTNAVSLSSWDPSINPKPPCTGNISNWVGLFCLNDRVLGLRLESMGLTGNMELESLSSMPMLRMVSLMNNTFVGPLPNIKMLPHLRSIYLSYNHFSGQIPDDAFTGMPRLRKVYLSNNEFTGKIPSSLAILPTLLVLRLDANKFQGEIPNFHHKNNLKIINFSNNNLEGPIPPNLRTFDASSFKGNTLLCGPPLTNSCELANPKMLVMKTLLIVMMIAFIVAIVVSILVISRLRSQKKQLNEEHYSTTSKFHTQASSKYVKPPAVYVKTKSLAEHYDPRSPKPDQYSHGHSKKEKGEQGKLIFLRKDGLKFDLQDLLKASAEILGSASFGSSYKAVILDGQAVVVKRYKQMNNVQREEFHEHMRRLGNLSHPNVLPLISYYYRREEKLLISSFVHNGCLASHLHGNHNYQKPGLDWATRLKIVKGVARGLSYLYSALPSVIVPHGHLKSSNVLLDESFEPLLTDYALSPLINLDHAQQIIMPYKSPEYAQLGRITKKTDVWSFGILILEILTGKFPENYITARHNSDSDLASWVNMMITEKRTSDVFDVEMGGVGTSKAELLKLLKIGLGCCEENVERRLDIKEALEQIEDLNEGQTSTTDHTVGEYSSSLTTTTTERDAYRAV from the exons ATGGGCGCGCGCTCTAATTTGATTGTGCGCGCACATGtagcatttaataataataataataataataatgtcaaGGCCTTGGTTGTTTTTGTGGTATTATTACTACTTTCATGCACAAGCATGTCAATGTCACCTTCGGATGCTGAGGCTCTAATAAAGTTCAAGGGTTCATTAACAAATGCGGTGTCCCTCAGCAGTTGGGATCCATCCATAAACCCAAAACCACCTTGCACCGGAAACATTTCCAATTGGGTGGGCTTGTTTTGCCTGAATGACAGGGTGTTGGGGTTACGCCTTGAGAGCATGGGGTTAACCGGAAATATGGAATTGGAATCTCTTTCTTCAATGCCGATGTTGAGGATGGTTAGCCTGATGAACAATACCTTTGTGGGTCCCTTGCCCAACATCAAGATGTTGCCCCATTTGAGGTCTATCTACTTGTCCTATAATCATTTCTCAGGACAGATACCTGACGATGCATTTACGGGTATGCCTAGGTTGAGGAAAGTGTATTTGTCTAATAACGAGTTCACCGGTAAAATTCCATCCTCTCTCGCTATCTTGCCTACTCTCCTCGTCCTCAGGCTTGACGCAAACAAGTTTCAAGGTGAGATCCCCAATTTTCATCACAAGAATAATTTGAAGATTATCAACTTCTCTAACAATAACTTAGAGGGTCCCATCCCACCTAATCTAAGAACCTTTGACGCCTCCTCTTTTAAAGGAAACACACTTCTATGTGGGCCTCCTTTGACGAATAGTTGTGAATTAGCAAATCCCAAAATGCTTGTTATGAAAACTTTACTTATTGTGATGATGATAGCCTTTATAGTAGCCATTGTGGTTTCAATATTGGTCATCTCCCGTTTGAGGTCCCAAAAGAAGCAATTAAACGAAGAACATTATTCTACAACGTCAAAATTTCATACACAAGCATCTAGCAAATATGTTAAGCCTCCTGCAGTTTATGTGAAAACTAAAAGTTTGGCCGAACACTATGATCCCAGAAGTCCTAAGCCAGATCAGTACAGTCATGGTCATTCCAAAAAGGAAAAGGGCGAACAAGGAAAACTTATATTTCTCAGGAAGGATGGACTCAAATTTGATTTACAGGATTTACTAAAGGCCTCCGCTGAAATTCTAGGAAGCGCGTCATTCGGTTCATCCTACAAAGCCGTGATCTTGGATGGCCAAGCCGTGGTTGTCAAGAGGTACAAGCAAATGAACAATGTGCAAAGAGAAGAGTTCCATGAGCATATGAGAAGGCTAGGAAACCTCAGTCATCCCAATGTTCTACCTCTCATTTCTTATTATTATAGAAGAGAAGAAAAACTTTTGATCTCTTCCTTTGTTCACAATGGTTGTTTGGCCAGTCATCTTCATG GTAACCACAACTACCAGAAGCCAGGACTTGATTGGGCAACCCGTTTGAAAATCGTGAAAGGTGTAGCGAGGGGTTTGTCATATCTATATAGTGCACTCCCAAGCGTGATTGTGCCTCATGGTCATCTAAAATCTTCCAATGTACTTTTAGATGAATCCTTTGAACCTCTGCTCACTGATTATGCGCTCAGTCCTTTGATCAATCTTGACCACGCACAACAAATCATCATGCCTTACAAATCCCCGGAGTATGCTCAACTTGGGCGCATTACAAAGAAAACTGATGTGTGGAGTTTTGGGATTCTAATATTAGAGATTCTGACGGGTAAATTCCCAGAGAACTATATTACAGCAAGGCATAATAGTGATTCTGACTTAGCCAGTTGGGTAAATATGATGATTACCGAGAAACGCACAAGTGATGTATTTGACGTAGAGATGGGAGGAGTAGGTACTAGTAAAGCTGAATTGCTCAAACTCTTAAAGATTGGACTCGGTTGTTGTGAGGAGAATGTAGAAAGAAGGTTGGACATCAAAGAGGCTTTAGAGCAGATTGAAGACTTGAATGAGGGTCAAACAAGTACTACTGATCATACTGTTGGAGAATACTCTTCCTCCCTTACCACCACTACTACTGAAAGGGATGCTTACAGAGCTGTGTGA